The following proteins are co-located in the Syngnathus scovelli strain Florida chromosome 5, RoL_Ssco_1.2, whole genome shotgun sequence genome:
- the pik3r5 gene encoding phosphoinositide 3-kinase regulatory subunit 5 isoform X1, with the protein MQHTSCTEDRIRHALDQCLDGLGCSPTAAHRWDVLMCSVGQSMNRWSLEEVVKRDPDNSIILLQQILRKTKEVQERCHYQLVAPLAIMFTSTLLQTPYCPPDMELLQNAMEVFSIFLTWPEPYCGVCRHLLSTLELEIKAPGISFQRLVREEQDLNLSCQSSKSVTVLLMNPSELPADFVSVAEQLSCVQHPEKDTFITLIKHAFQSTLGTKYPLCDIHAVLQAKSADELREMFSVVSGALETAAAMSSPLDGRDHVMRELEELRERLSIPSSSKRNRDGMLQTFPIPTAKCRVFHWEKDNFDVLNTLLEDEGQNLSTGEQPKEDEDEADIEDDEGHDTLSIVSESYAPSFNSGADSDFFEDSDDSVGSPKPAKSSARLSQHLYRLLRKPKRSLNRAKSLGYTESKDLSVVREIRSNSLPHHVQLRSPEPSSSQVPSVFSSQFSRTVRQVCFRRRPILSCDQDEQNATLRVVVFGADHVAGKLARAYNSLRQKESARPRLSQVFKIQFYFVPVKRDSAACLTSPTSQGINEVVNLNGTEDSTNDVAHLLGILDPWYQRNTLTLLKLPTNIVCQQTSKTESESYDSSYEHRLPILADLVLYYCRYATRPALIQLYQAELTLASGERRTEVFVYSLELGHTAGTRAIKAMGTASKRFGIDGDREAVPLKLDIMYNQVVISGRSQCRRESKMCTSVNLTKACRNPEELDSQLECLQLSMTEVLKRQNGKSKKSYNMHLSLTEVKVDKVQVCGAADTTFAVCLDQDEKKVLQSVIRCDISLCSKPDSSSDWRQRQAQMSAQIQPLHPTFCSLLCLPIVTFSGALP; encoded by the exons ATGCAGCACACCTCTTGCACGGAGGACAGGATCCGTCACGCTCTGGACCAATGTCTGGATGGGCTGGGATGCAGTCCCACAGCAGCTCACCGCTGGGATG TGCTGATGTGCTCCGTGGGTCAGTCAATGAACCGCTGGAGCCTGGAGGAAGTGGTCAAGAGAGACCCAGACAACTCCATCATCCTCTTGCAGCAGATCCTGAGGAAGACCAAAGAG GTCCAGGAGAGGTGTCATTACCAACTAGTGGCGCCACTTGCCATCATGTTCACCTCCACACTGCTGCAG ACGCCATACTGTCCTCCAGATATGGAGCTACTCCAGAACGCTATGGAGGTGTTCAGTATTTTCCTCACGTGGCCCGAACCGTACTGCGGGGTGTGTCGACATCTGCTCTCCACGCTCGAGCTGGAGATCAAGGCGCCGG GGATTTCCTTTCAGAGACTGGTGAGAGAAGAACAAGACCTGAACCTCAGCTGTCAATCCTCCAAGTCCGT GACGGTTCTGCTGATGAACCCGAGCGAGTTGCCTGCTGACTTTGTGTCAGTGGCCGAGCAGCTGAGTTGCGTTCAGCACCCGGAAAAAGATACCTTCATTACGCTCATCAAACATGCCTTCCAGTCCACGCTTGGCACCAAATATCCACTCTGCGATATTCACGCAGTCTTGCAG GCAAAATCAGCCGATGAACTGAGGGAGATGTTCTCCGTGGTCAGTGGTGCGTTAGAGACGGCTGCAGCCATGAGTTCTCCTCTGGACGGACGTGACCATGTGATGCGGGAACTGGAGGAACTGAGGGAGAGACTGAGCATCCCTTCATCCAGCAAAAGGAATCGTGATG GAATGCTACAGACGTTCCCAATCCCCACAGCCAAGTGTCGCGTGTTCCACTGGGAAAAAGATAACTTTG ACGTCTTAAACACCCTTCTGGAGGACGAGGGGCAAAATTTGTCCACCGGGGAACAACCAaaggaggatgaggatgaggcGGACATTGAGGACGACGAGGGCCACGACACCTTGTCCATTGTGTCGGAGTCTTACGCTCCCTCGTTCAACTCCGGAGCGGACAGTGACTTTTTCGAGGATTCCGACGACTCCGTCGGCTCACCAAAGCCGGCCAAGTCTTCGGCTCGGCTCAGCCAACACTTGTACCGCCTCCTCCGGAAGCCCAAGAGGTCGCTGAACCGCGCCAAAAGTTTGGGATACACGGAATCCAAAGACTTATCTGTAGTGCGGGAGATCCGTTCCAACTCACTACCTCACCACGTGCAACTTCGTAGTCCCGAGCCGTCGTCCTCTCAGGTTCCGTCAGTTTTCAGTTCTCAGTTCTCTCGGACCGTCCGGCAGGTTTGCTTCAGAAGGCGACCCATCCTCAGCTGCGACCAGGACGAGCAGAACGCCACGCTGAGGGTGGTGGTGTTCGGCGCCGACCACGTCGCCGGCAAGTTGGCGCGGGCCTACAACAGCCTGAGACAAAAAGAAAGCGCTCGTCCTCGTCTCAGCCAAGTCTTCAAAATTCAGTTCTACTTTGTGCCTGTTAAGAGAGACTCAGCAGCTTGTCTCACTTCTCCCACATCTCAAGGAATCAAT GAGGTCGTCAATCTTAATGGAACAGAAGACAGCACTAATGACGTGGCCCATCTCCTCGGGATCCTGGATCCCTGGTACCAAAGAAACACTCTCACCCTACTTAAGTTACCCACCAACATCGTCTGTCAG CAAACATCCAAGACTGAGTCAGAGTCGTACGACAGCTCATATGAACATCGACTCCCGATTCTCGCCGATCTGGTCCTTTACTATTGCCGTTACGCAACACGGCCGGCTCTGATCCAACTCTACCAAGCTGAG TTGACGTTAGCCAGTGGCGAAAGACGGACGGAGGTGTTTGTCTATTCCCTCGAGTTGGGTCACACTGCCGGGACCAGAGCCATCAAGGCTATGG GCACGGCCAGCAAACGGTTTGGTATCGATGGTGACCGAGAAGCTGTGCCTTTAAAACTTGACATCATGTACAATCAA GTCGTGATAAGTGGGAGGAGTCAGTGCAGAAGAGAATCGAAAATGTGCACTTCAGTCAACTTGACTAAAGCCTGCAGGAATCCTGAAGAGTTAG ACTCACAGCTGGAGTGCCTGCAACTCAGCATGACCGAAGTTCTAAAGAGACAGAATGGGAAAAGCAAGAAGAGCTACAACATG CACCTGAGTTTGACTGAGGTGAAGGTGGACAAGGTGCAGGTCTGCGGTGCTGCAGACACCACCTTTGCTGTCTGTCTAGACCAGGATGAGAAGAAGGTACTACAAAGTGTCATCAG GTGCGACATCTCCCTGTGCTCCAAACCCGACAGCTCTTCAGATTGGAGGCAGCGGCAGGCCCAAATGTCGGCCCAAATTCAGCCACTGCACCCGACCTTCTGCTCGCTCCTCTGTCTGCCCATCGTCACCTTCAGCGGAGCACTACCCTGA
- the LOC125968822 gene encoding uncharacterized protein has translation MNFSKLLCLVLVYSQQFGQVLTAVQTSEDCQGTAGSTVTCKRKKGDTVKLKIAASSNTKWMKGTITITNEVDKREISVDVKTLTIKTLAEGDEGEYTASTSPEEKFQVQVVPVCEGSQIQKPTCKGKLGGELELKISINASGDVSWKKGKTPIPKTTEKYTLGTTNNVPLTIKDLKADDEGEYTASGGGLTKPEVFTVQVATICTGSSSSPKACVGTLNKDLVLKVGSPATQKVDWKKDGSPVSGDKYVKSGTDDIALRITNLAAGDAGTYTAAYDKNTADTKETFTVSFPSEFDVAQSTRWYETRKALTRKHFAFHWQWKLTKKLAHSAALFPLQSALAVLRAKVCGDESGGGSGGGGSGGGGGGGGGGGSGGRGSGGGGSGNTTDTVVVRTKPRDENGHGGSVLSYSPALLVTVTLVHLLLQLAA, from the exons ATGAACTTCTCCAAGCTCCTGTGCTTGGTGCTCGTGTACAGCCAGCAATTTGGGCAAG TGCTGACAGCGGTGCAGACAAGTGAAGATTGCCAGGGCACCGCTGGCTCAACTGTGACGTGCAAGCGCAAGAAGGGCGATACCGTCAAATTGAAAATCGCAGCCTCTAGTAATACCAAATGGATGAAAGGAACTATTACAATTACGAACGAAGTTGATAAGCGTGAGATTAGTGTTGACGTGAAAACACTGACGATCAAGACCCTGGCAGAAGGCGACGAGGGAGAGTACACGGCCAGCACATCACCAGAGGAAAAGTTCCAGGTCCAAG TGGTACCAGTCTGCGAGGGCAGCCAGATTCAAAAGCCGACATGCAAGGGCAAGTTGGGTGGAGAGCTCGAATTGAAGATCTCAATCAATGCTTCAGGCGATGTCAGCTGGAAGAAGGGAAAGACTCCTATTCCTAAGACTACAGAGAAGTACACCTTGGGTACCACCAACAATGTTCCCCTGACGATCAAGGACCTGAAGGCCGACGACGAGGGAGAGTATACGGCCTCCGGGGGCGGCCTCACAAAGCCAGAAGTGTTCACCGTCCAAG TGGCGACAATCTGCACGGGCAGCAGCAGCTCACCCAAGGCGTGCGTGGGAACCCTGAACAAAGACCTCGTATTGAAAGTCGGAAGCCCAGCTACCCAAAAAGTCGATTGGAAGAAGGACGGGTCTCCTGTTAGCGGTGACAAATACGTCAAAAGCGGAACAGATGACATTGCGCTGAGGATCACCAACCTGGCAGCAGGCGACGCGGGAACCTACACGGCCGCCTACGACAAGAACACCGCCGACACCAAAGAGACCTTCACTGTCAGCTTTCCGAGTGAGTTTGATGTTGCACAATCCACTCGGTGGTACGAGACCCGAAAAGCTTTGACCCGAAAACATTTTGCGTTTCATTGGCAGTGGAAGCTAACCAAGAAGCTAGCCCATTCAGCGGCGCTTTTCCCTTTACAAAGCGCACTCGCGGTGCTGCGTGCAAAAGTGTGCG GCGATgagagcggcggcggcagcggcggcggcggcagcggcggcggcggcggcggcggcggcggcggcggcagcggcggccgcggcagcggcggcggcggcagcggcaatACCACTGACACAGTTGTTGTGCGCACCAAGCCCAGAGACGAGAACGGCCACGGCGGCAGCGTCCTGTCCTACTCACCTGCTCTGCTGGTGACGGTCACCCTGGTGCATCTCCTGCTTCAGCTGGCCGCCTAG
- the pik3r5 gene encoding phosphoinositide 3-kinase regulatory subunit 5 isoform X2 yields the protein MQHTSCTEDRIRHALDQCLDGLGCSPTAAHRWDVLMCSVGQSMNRWSLEEVVKRDPDNSIILLQQILRKTKEVQERCHYQLVAPLAIMFTSTLLQTPYCPPDMELLQNAMEVFSIFLTWPEPYCGVCRHLLSTLELEIKAPGISFQRLVREEQDLNLSCQSSKTVLLMNPSELPADFVSVAEQLSCVQHPEKDTFITLIKHAFQSTLGTKYPLCDIHAVLQAKSADELREMFSVVSGALETAAAMSSPLDGRDHVMRELEELRERLSIPSSSKRNRDGMLQTFPIPTAKCRVFHWEKDNFDVLNTLLEDEGQNLSTGEQPKEDEDEADIEDDEGHDTLSIVSESYAPSFNSGADSDFFEDSDDSVGSPKPAKSSARLSQHLYRLLRKPKRSLNRAKSLGYTESKDLSVVREIRSNSLPHHVQLRSPEPSSSQVPSVFSSQFSRTVRQVCFRRRPILSCDQDEQNATLRVVVFGADHVAGKLARAYNSLRQKESARPRLSQVFKIQFYFVPVKRDSAACLTSPTSQGINEVVNLNGTEDSTNDVAHLLGILDPWYQRNTLTLLKLPTNIVCQQTSKTESESYDSSYEHRLPILADLVLYYCRYATRPALIQLYQAELTLASGERRTEVFVYSLELGHTAGTRAIKAMGTASKRFGIDGDREAVPLKLDIMYNQVVISGRSQCRRESKMCTSVNLTKACRNPEELDSQLECLQLSMTEVLKRQNGKSKKSYNMHLSLTEVKVDKVQVCGAADTTFAVCLDQDEKKVLQSVIRCDISLCSKPDSSSDWRQRQAQMSAQIQPLHPTFCSLLCLPIVTFSGALP from the exons ATGCAGCACACCTCTTGCACGGAGGACAGGATCCGTCACGCTCTGGACCAATGTCTGGATGGGCTGGGATGCAGTCCCACAGCAGCTCACCGCTGGGATG TGCTGATGTGCTCCGTGGGTCAGTCAATGAACCGCTGGAGCCTGGAGGAAGTGGTCAAGAGAGACCCAGACAACTCCATCATCCTCTTGCAGCAGATCCTGAGGAAGACCAAAGAG GTCCAGGAGAGGTGTCATTACCAACTAGTGGCGCCACTTGCCATCATGTTCACCTCCACACTGCTGCAG ACGCCATACTGTCCTCCAGATATGGAGCTACTCCAGAACGCTATGGAGGTGTTCAGTATTTTCCTCACGTGGCCCGAACCGTACTGCGGGGTGTGTCGACATCTGCTCTCCACGCTCGAGCTGGAGATCAAGGCGCCGG GGATTTCCTTTCAGAGACTGGTGAGAGAAGAACAAGACCTGAACCTCAGCTGTCAATCCTCCAA GACGGTTCTGCTGATGAACCCGAGCGAGTTGCCTGCTGACTTTGTGTCAGTGGCCGAGCAGCTGAGTTGCGTTCAGCACCCGGAAAAAGATACCTTCATTACGCTCATCAAACATGCCTTCCAGTCCACGCTTGGCACCAAATATCCACTCTGCGATATTCACGCAGTCTTGCAG GCAAAATCAGCCGATGAACTGAGGGAGATGTTCTCCGTGGTCAGTGGTGCGTTAGAGACGGCTGCAGCCATGAGTTCTCCTCTGGACGGACGTGACCATGTGATGCGGGAACTGGAGGAACTGAGGGAGAGACTGAGCATCCCTTCATCCAGCAAAAGGAATCGTGATG GAATGCTACAGACGTTCCCAATCCCCACAGCCAAGTGTCGCGTGTTCCACTGGGAAAAAGATAACTTTG ACGTCTTAAACACCCTTCTGGAGGACGAGGGGCAAAATTTGTCCACCGGGGAACAACCAaaggaggatgaggatgaggcGGACATTGAGGACGACGAGGGCCACGACACCTTGTCCATTGTGTCGGAGTCTTACGCTCCCTCGTTCAACTCCGGAGCGGACAGTGACTTTTTCGAGGATTCCGACGACTCCGTCGGCTCACCAAAGCCGGCCAAGTCTTCGGCTCGGCTCAGCCAACACTTGTACCGCCTCCTCCGGAAGCCCAAGAGGTCGCTGAACCGCGCCAAAAGTTTGGGATACACGGAATCCAAAGACTTATCTGTAGTGCGGGAGATCCGTTCCAACTCACTACCTCACCACGTGCAACTTCGTAGTCCCGAGCCGTCGTCCTCTCAGGTTCCGTCAGTTTTCAGTTCTCAGTTCTCTCGGACCGTCCGGCAGGTTTGCTTCAGAAGGCGACCCATCCTCAGCTGCGACCAGGACGAGCAGAACGCCACGCTGAGGGTGGTGGTGTTCGGCGCCGACCACGTCGCCGGCAAGTTGGCGCGGGCCTACAACAGCCTGAGACAAAAAGAAAGCGCTCGTCCTCGTCTCAGCCAAGTCTTCAAAATTCAGTTCTACTTTGTGCCTGTTAAGAGAGACTCAGCAGCTTGTCTCACTTCTCCCACATCTCAAGGAATCAAT GAGGTCGTCAATCTTAATGGAACAGAAGACAGCACTAATGACGTGGCCCATCTCCTCGGGATCCTGGATCCCTGGTACCAAAGAAACACTCTCACCCTACTTAAGTTACCCACCAACATCGTCTGTCAG CAAACATCCAAGACTGAGTCAGAGTCGTACGACAGCTCATATGAACATCGACTCCCGATTCTCGCCGATCTGGTCCTTTACTATTGCCGTTACGCAACACGGCCGGCTCTGATCCAACTCTACCAAGCTGAG TTGACGTTAGCCAGTGGCGAAAGACGGACGGAGGTGTTTGTCTATTCCCTCGAGTTGGGTCACACTGCCGGGACCAGAGCCATCAAGGCTATGG GCACGGCCAGCAAACGGTTTGGTATCGATGGTGACCGAGAAGCTGTGCCTTTAAAACTTGACATCATGTACAATCAA GTCGTGATAAGTGGGAGGAGTCAGTGCAGAAGAGAATCGAAAATGTGCACTTCAGTCAACTTGACTAAAGCCTGCAGGAATCCTGAAGAGTTAG ACTCACAGCTGGAGTGCCTGCAACTCAGCATGACCGAAGTTCTAAAGAGACAGAATGGGAAAAGCAAGAAGAGCTACAACATG CACCTGAGTTTGACTGAGGTGAAGGTGGACAAGGTGCAGGTCTGCGGTGCTGCAGACACCACCTTTGCTGTCTGTCTAGACCAGGATGAGAAGAAGGTACTACAAAGTGTCATCAG GTGCGACATCTCCCTGTGCTCCAAACCCGACAGCTCTTCAGATTGGAGGCAGCGGCAGGCCCAAATGTCGGCCCAAATTCAGCCACTGCACCCGACCTTCTGCTCGCTCCTCTGTCTGCCCATCGTCACCTTCAGCGGAGCACTACCCTGA